In Halapricum desulfuricans, a single window of DNA contains:
- a CDS encoding DUF7124 domain-containing protein: MDGGNGEMTLAFDLEALKRLAHPDTVFSDARQWSEYVGVVSEKPTYVVTNFTRKHRIRQDFFSGPRGRDESLENVRDQFDTPRYVYVGTDEDDEELATSVGWEYLDIVEAADAASWELGEPEVPGQESDDGRDDWP; encoded by the coding sequence ATGGACGGCGGAAACGGCGAGATGACTCTCGCATTCGATCTGGAAGCACTGAAGCGGCTGGCCCACCCGGACACGGTGTTTTCCGACGCGCGCCAGTGGAGCGAGTACGTCGGCGTCGTCTCCGAGAAGCCGACCTACGTCGTGACGAACTTTACGCGCAAACACCGCATCCGGCAGGACTTCTTCTCCGGACCCAGAGGTCGCGACGAGAGCCTCGAGAACGTCCGGGATCAGTTCGATACGCCCCGGTACGTTTACGTCGGAACTGACGAGGACGACGAGGAACTGGCGACGTCGGTCGGCTGGGAGTATCTTGATATCGTCGAAGCGGCCGACGCCGCCAGCTGGGAACTCGGCGAACCCGAAGTCCCCGGCCAGGAAAGCGACGACGGCCGCGACGACTGGCCGTAG
- the gatE gene encoding Glu-tRNA(Gln) amidotransferase subunit GatE codes for MTEFDYDDLGLVAGLEIHQQLDTATKLFCECPTELRDPEESTRRLTRYLHPTRSELGELDEAALEESRVEREFEYLAYDSTCLVEEDDEPPHRIDEEATTVALEIARLLGMEPVDQVQPMRKLVIDGSNTSGFQRTMLIAVDGEIQTDDGPVGVEDLMLEEESAQRVEETDSGVRYSLDRLGIPLVEIGTDPDIRSPEQAREAAERIGMLLRSTGKVKRGLGTIRQDVNVSIADGARVELKGVQSLDDIDDIVRNEVRRQVELLEIADELADRNAGVGDPQDVTAVFEGSDSGVIQSALASGGVVRAVRLEGFDGLVGREIQPDRRLGTELSDHAKRHGAGGIFHTDELPAYGITESEVEALREAVDAREARSAPDSAGDAVAIVADDPETSELAIDAVVERAETALEGVPEETRDANEDATSRYLRPLPGAARMYPETDVPPVEPDPSEIETPELLTEKVERYQDEHGLDAGLAEQVAYGEYMPLFEQVVAEGVDPTLAAGTLESTLTALRREDVPVGDLTDDHLRDALALVDDGEVPNEGLEDLLTALAEDPSLTAEAAVEREDLGGVSEDEVREAVVEVVERNAEQVEAEGMGAFSGLMGECMGALRGKADGDLVSDVLREEIQKRA; via the coding sequence ATGACGGAGTTCGATTACGACGATCTGGGGCTGGTGGCCGGTCTTGAGATCCACCAGCAACTCGACACGGCGACGAAGCTCTTCTGTGAGTGTCCGACCGAGTTGCGCGACCCCGAGGAATCGACCCGGCGACTGACCCGATACCTTCACCCGACCAGAAGCGAGCTGGGCGAACTCGACGAGGCCGCCCTCGAGGAGAGTCGCGTCGAGCGCGAGTTCGAATATCTGGCCTACGACTCGACGTGTCTGGTCGAGGAGGACGACGAACCGCCTCACCGGATCGACGAGGAGGCCACGACCGTCGCGCTGGAGATCGCCCGGCTGCTCGGGATGGAGCCGGTCGATCAGGTCCAGCCGATGCGCAAGCTCGTCATCGACGGCTCGAACACCTCGGGCTTCCAGCGGACGATGTTGATCGCGGTCGACGGCGAGATCCAGACCGACGACGGACCGGTCGGCGTCGAGGACCTGATGCTCGAAGAGGAGAGCGCCCAGCGCGTCGAGGAGACCGATTCGGGAGTGCGATACTCGCTGGATCGGCTCGGCATTCCCCTGGTCGAGATCGGTACCGATCCGGACATCCGGTCGCCCGAGCAGGCCCGGGAGGCCGCCGAACGGATCGGGATGTTATTGCGCTCGACCGGCAAGGTCAAGCGCGGCCTGGGGACGATCCGCCAGGACGTCAACGTCTCGATCGCCGACGGTGCCCGCGTCGAACTGAAAGGCGTCCAGAGCCTGGACGACATCGACGACATCGTCCGCAACGAGGTGCGCCGGCAGGTCGAACTGCTGGAGATCGCCGACGAACTCGCGGATCGGAACGCCGGTGTCGGCGATCCCCAGGACGTGACGGCGGTCTTCGAGGGGAGCGATTCGGGCGTGATCCAGAGCGCGCTGGCGTCCGGCGGTGTGGTCCGGGCCGTCCGTCTGGAGGGCTTCGACGGACTGGTCGGCCGGGAGATCCAGCCCGATCGTCGTCTCGGGACGGAGCTGTCAGACCACGCCAAGCGCCACGGCGCGGGTGGGATCTTCCACACCGACGAACTGCCGGCCTACGGGATCACCGAGTCGGAGGTCGAGGCGCTGCGCGAGGCCGTCGACGCCCGCGAGGCGCGAAGCGCCCCGGATAGTGCGGGCGACGCCGTCGCGATCGTCGCGGACGATCCGGAGACTTCCGAGTTGGCGATCGACGCCGTCGTCGAACGCGCCGAGACGGCCCTCGAGGGCGTTCCCGAGGAGACACGGGACGCCAACGAGGACGCGACCTCCCGATACCTGCGCCCGCTCCCAGGTGCGGCGCGGATGTACCCCGAGACGGACGTGCCACCGGTCGAGCCCGACCCGAGCGAGATCGAGACGCCCGAGTTGCTCACCGAGAAGGTCGAGCGCTATCAGGACGAACACGGCCTCGACGCCGGGCTCGCCGAGCAGGTCGCCTACGGCGAGTACATGCCCCTGTTCGAGCAGGTTGTCGCCGAGGGCGTCGATCCGACGCTGGCCGCGGGAACGCTGGAATCGACGCTGACGGCGCTCCGACGCGAGGACGTCCCTGTCGGGGACCTGACCGACGACCACCTCCGGGACGCGCTAGCACTGGTTGACGACGGCGAGGTGCCCAACGAGGGGCTGGAGGATCTGCTGACGGCACTGGCCGAGGACCCCTCGCTGACGGCCGAAGCAGCCGTCGAGCGGGAAGACCTGGGCGGGGTCAGCGAGGACGAGGTCCGCGAGGCCGTCGTCGAGGTCGTCGAGCGCAACGCCGAGCAGGTCGAGGCGGAGGGCATGGGCGCGTTCTCCGGGCTGATGGGCGAGTGCATGGGCGCGCTGCGCGGCAAGGCCGACGGCGACCTCGTGAGCGACGTGCTCCGCGAGGAGATCCAGAAGCGAGCGTAG
- a CDS encoding RNA methyltransferase: MISVAVVGAETPGNVGTIARSMKNFGLEELLLVNPPELDPDGEAYGFAGQAREDVLPNSREVTFEHLIENYHTVGCTAVTNEDARKHVRYPFRTPRELADSLADVRADTCLVFGRESIGLTNAELAELDEVCSIPASEAYPVLNLGQAATIVLYEMRSLTLESTQLPDPTHDRASEREIEGLHDQFATFLEAIDHPEEKRDKAGRLFRRLVGRAHPTDREAVTLRGIFRRAQQRIDSRKK, translated from the coding sequence ATGATCAGCGTCGCCGTCGTCGGCGCCGAGACGCCGGGCAACGTCGGCACGATCGCCCGCTCGATGAAGAACTTCGGCCTCGAGGAGCTGTTGCTCGTGAACCCGCCGGAACTGGACCCGGACGGCGAGGCCTACGGGTTCGCCGGACAGGCCCGTGAGGACGTCCTCCCGAACAGCCGGGAGGTCACATTCGAGCATCTCATCGAGAACTACCACACAGTCGGCTGTACGGCCGTCACGAACGAGGACGCTCGCAAGCACGTCCGGTATCCGTTCCGGACGCCACGAGAACTGGCCGACAGCCTCGCGGACGTTCGGGCCGACACCTGTCTCGTGTTCGGCCGCGAGAGTATCGGACTCACCAACGCGGAACTCGCCGAACTTGACGAAGTGTGCTCGATCCCCGCCTCCGAGGCGTACCCCGTCTTGAACCTCGGACAGGCCGCGACGATCGTTCTCTACGAGATGCGCTCGCTGACGCTCGAGTCGACCCAGCTCCCAGACCCGACTCACGATCGGGCGAGCGAACGCGAAATCGAGGGGTTGCACGACCAGTTCGCGACGTTTCTCGAAGCGATCGACCACCCCGAGGAGAAACGCGACAAGGCCGGCCGACTCTTCCGGCGGCTCGTCGGTCGCGCACACCCGACCGATCGGGAAGCGGTCACGCTCAGGGGAATCTTCCGGCGTGCACAGCAGCGGATCGACAGCCGCAAGAAGTGA
- a CDS encoding class II fumarate hydratase: protein MADEHRTESDSLGEMEVPADAYWGAQTQRAVENFPISDARFGRRFVRALGIVKKAAAQANRDLETIPDEKAGYIIDAVDEVIAGEHDDQFPVDVFQTGSGTSTNMNANEVIANRATELSGGEIGSREIHPNDHVNFGQSSNDVIPTAMHVAALEAVERDVIPGLETLREELEAKENEFDDVVKTGRTHLQDATPIRLGQEFSGYRTQVEKGIARVEDSTDRLAELALGGTAVGTGLNTHPEFPELAIEYIGEETLLPFREADNHFEAQAAHDAMSEAHGALRTVAGSLHKIANDLRLLASGPRNGLGEIDQPENQPGSSIMPGKINPVVAESVNQVYAQVVGNDAAVSTGAANGQIDLNLYKPVVAHNFLESAELLANVSGTFATKFVAKLEADREHCEQRVQQSMALATALNPAIGYDKASKVAKQALEEGKTIREVVLEEGYLDEDEVDEVLDPAKMTEPGILGGEE, encoded by the coding sequence ATGGCAGACGAACACCGAACCGAATCGGACAGCCTCGGCGAGATGGAGGTTCCGGCTGACGCCTACTGGGGGGCACAGACCCAGCGCGCCGTCGAGAACTTCCCGATCAGCGACGCCCGATTCGGGCGGCGCTTCGTGCGCGCGCTCGGGATCGTCAAGAAGGCCGCGGCACAGGCAAACCGCGATCTGGAGACGATCCCCGACGAGAAAGCGGGCTACATCATCGACGCTGTGGACGAAGTAATCGCCGGCGAGCACGACGACCAGTTCCCGGTCGACGTCTTCCAGACCGGCAGCGGCACTTCGACGAACATGAACGCGAACGAGGTGATCGCCAACCGCGCGACCGAACTCTCCGGCGGGGAGATCGGATCGCGTGAGATCCACCCCAACGACCACGTCAACTTCGGGCAGTCGAGCAACGACGTGATCCCGACGGCGATGCACGTCGCCGCGCTGGAGGCCGTCGAGCGCGACGTCATTCCCGGGCTGGAGACGCTGCGAGAGGAACTGGAAGCGAAGGAAAACGAATTCGACGACGTGGTCAAGACCGGTCGAACCCATCTCCAGGACGCGACGCCGATCCGGCTGGGTCAGGAGTTCTCGGGCTACCGGACACAGGTCGAAAAGGGGATCGCTCGCGTCGAGGACTCGACCGACCGGCTGGCGGAACTCGCACTCGGGGGGACGGCGGTCGGAACCGGGTTGAACACCCACCCCGAGTTCCCAGAACTGGCGATCGAGTACATCGGCGAGGAGACGCTGTTGCCGTTTCGCGAGGCCGACAACCACTTCGAGGCCCAGGCCGCCCACGACGCGATGAGCGAGGCCCACGGCGCGTTGCGCACGGTGGCCGGATCGCTGCACAAGATCGCAAACGACCTCCGGTTGCTCGCGTCGGGGCCGCGCAACGGCCTCGGCGAGATCGACCAGCCCGAGAACCAGCCGGGGTCGTCGATCATGCCCGGGAAGATCAACCCGGTCGTCGCCGAGTCGGTCAACCAGGTCTACGCGCAGGTCGTCGGCAACGACGCCGCGGTCTCGACCGGTGCGGCAAACGGACAGATCGATCTCAACCTCTACAAGCCAGTCGTCGCGCACAACTTCCTCGAGTCGGCGGAACTGCTCGCGAACGTCTCGGGGACGTTCGCCACGAAATTCGTCGCAAAGCTGGAGGCAGATCGCGAACACTGCGAGCAGCGCGTCCAGCAGTCGATGGCGCTGGCGACCGCCCTCAATCCCGCGATCGGCTACGACAAGGCCAGCAAGGTCGCCAAGCAGGCCCTCGAAGAGGGCAAGACGATCCGAGAAGTCGTCCTCGAGGAGGGCTATCTCGACGAGGACGAAGTGGACGAGGTGCTCGATCCGGCGAAGATGACCGAACCGGGGATCCTCGGCGGGGAAGAGTAG
- a CDS encoding COX15/CtaA family protein, with translation MQLRRLLAGATGLTFVLMLLGVYTAGAGAGLTCGARWPFCDGAVFGLFPANWMSFIEWFHRLVAMVTGFALLGIAGLAWKRGASRRVRYSLVAAVALLPVQIGLGALTVTVGGLFPWGYSPPVQAAHYLAALSIFTLVVYAAARSYGPIERTRLRDAALVALALVPLGHLFSFGTVFPYTPEVQIVYYGLALVLFALLVAVGTWTRSVGDRDAIRQGTLSLLAAALLAVQMLLGRHGLDPQGLLVADSVAGLVFVALLGAAWFAHRATDAELPLLGSLVG, from the coding sequence ATGCAACTCCGGCGACTGCTCGCGGGCGCGACCGGGCTGACGTTCGTCCTCATGTTGCTGGGCGTGTACACGGCCGGGGCTGGTGCGGGTCTCACCTGTGGCGCTCGGTGGCCGTTCTGTGACGGGGCCGTCTTCGGGCTGTTTCCCGCGAACTGGATGAGTTTCATCGAGTGGTTCCACCGACTGGTCGCGATGGTGACCGGGTTCGCCCTGCTCGGAATTGCGGGACTAGCCTGGAAGCGCGGCGCGAGCCGTCGCGTCCGTTACAGTCTGGTCGCCGCCGTCGCGCTGCTCCCGGTCCAGATCGGCCTCGGCGCGCTCACGGTCACGGTGGGCGGGCTCTTCCCCTGGGGGTACTCGCCGCCCGTCCAGGCGGCACACTACCTCGCCGCGCTGTCGATCTTCACGCTCGTCGTCTACGCGGCGGCACGCAGTTACGGACCGATCGAGCGAACGCGGCTGCGCGACGCCGCCTTGGTTGCGCTTGCACTCGTTCCGCTGGGTCATCTGTTCAGTTTCGGGACGGTCTTTCCCTACACCCCGGAAGTGCAGATCGTCTACTACGGACTCGCGCTCGTCCTGTTTGCGCTGCTGGTCGCGGTCGGGACCTGGACTCGCTCGGTCGGCGATCGGGACGCGATCCGACAGGGGACGCTGAGTCTCCTGGCCGCCGCCCTGCTCGCCGTCCAGATGCTGCTCGGTCGTCACGGACTCGATCCGCAGGGCCTGCTTGTGGCCGACAGCGTCGCCGGTCTCGTGTTCGTCGCGCTGCTCGGAGCCGCATGGTTCGCTCACCGTGCCACCGACGCCGAGCTCCCGCTGCTCGGCTCGCTGGTCGGCTAG